The following coding sequences lie in one Opisthocomus hoazin isolate bOpiHoa1 chromosome 7, bOpiHoa1.hap1, whole genome shotgun sequence genomic window:
- the LOC104326216 gene encoding carbohydrate sulfotransferase 8, with the protein MNQKLLVFLLSNFIFGIFIFGFFCKRQKNLTGAFPNPIEDWLAIQNDRKSALASACLKNNLLKSRSKLDSRVANQLFVEHKHKFIYCEVPKVGCSNWKRIIFLLQAGLNMDASEIEHDHIHQTSLIKKLVAYPPAIQKEFLNNYTKVMFTRHPLERLVSAYRDKLLHSEPFYSITVANEIRAMFRKNKNSSEKVSFQEFVNFITAKPPNTLDIHWKPMSLLCDPCNIHYDILGKYETLGLDSEHVLKVIGAPESLHYPSLKRYGSEKRTDGDITLEYLRQLNSEQMEKIKKLYQMDFFLFSYATKYEDYFSLND; encoded by the exons ATGAACCAGAAGTTGTTAGTttttcttctctcaaatttcatttttGGGATAtttatttttgggtttttctgtAAGAGACAAAAAAACCTAACAG GTGCTTTTCCTAATCCCATTGAAGATTGGCTGGCAATTCAAAATGATCGCAAAAGTGCACTGGCTTCTGCTTGCCTGAAGAACAACCTTCTTAAATCAAGAAGCAAATTGGATTCTCGTGTTGCAAACCAGCTCTTTGTGGAGCACAAACATAAATTTATCTACTGTGAGGTGCCCAAGGTAGGCTGCTCCAACTGGAagagaataatttttcttctccaagcaGGCTTGAATATGGATGCCTCTGAAATTGAGCACGACCACATCCACCAAACCTCGCTGATCAAAAAGCTGGTGGCTTACCCTCCTGCCATACAAAAGGAATTTCTGAACAATTACACCAAAGTGATGTTCACCAGACATCCCTTGGAACGGCTGGTTTCAGCTTACAGAGACAAACTTCTGCACTCTGAGCCGTTCTACAGTATCACTGTTGCTAATGAGATTAGAGCAAtgttcaggaaaaacaaaaattcttctgaaaaagtgAGTTTCCAGGAGTTTGTCAACTTCATTACAGCAAAACCGCCAAATACTCTTGACATTCACTGGAAACCAATGTCTCTGCTCTGTGATCCTTGCAACATTCACTATGATATTCTGGGGAAGTATGAAACTCTTGGGTTAGATTCCGAGCATGTTCTGAAGGTCATTGGAGCACCAGAGAGCCTGCACTACCCCAGCTTGAAGAGGTATGGCTCAGAGAAACGAACTGATGGTGATATCACCTTGGAGTATCTCAGACAATTGAACTCGGAACAAATGGAGAAGATAAAAAAATTGTATCAAATGGACTTTTTCTTGTTCAGCTATGCTACGAAATATGAggattatttttctctgaatgaCTAG